In Vibrio bathopelagicus, the following are encoded in one genomic region:
- a CDS encoding LapA family protein codes for MKIIKIVAVIALFLIALALGSQNQTTVNFNYLLAQGDFHLSSLLGVVFVSGFGLAWLVFGNMHMRSQLKIHRLKKQLNKQSKQVAAATKA; via the coding sequence ATGAAAATTATAAAAATAGTCGCCGTTATCGCACTTTTCTTAATTGCACTGGCTTTAGGCTCTCAGAACCAAACCACTGTGAACTTCAATTATCTGCTAGCACAAGGTGACTTCCACTTATCAAGCTTATTAGGTGTTGTCTTCGTTTCAGGCTTTGGCCTTGCTTGGTTAGTCTTTGGTAATATGCACATGCGATCTCAGCTGAAAATTCATCGCTTGAAAAAACAACTCAATAAGCAATCAAAGCAGGTAGCTGCTGCTACTAAAGCTTAA
- the lapB gene encoding lipopolysaccharide assembly protein LapB codes for MLELLFLLLPIAAAYGWYMGNRNAQQEKQKQSHQISRQYVTGLNLLLSDQSDKAVDHFIELLQVDNETIDTHLALGNLFRSRGEVDRAIRIHQNLISRSGLTLDQKNLALQQLAKDYMVSGFLDRAEKIFEQLVEEPDHKEGALQQLVAIYQQTREWNKAIHYGNILVKLGKKKRKMRATVAHFWCELAMQEQAEGNRSKALQHFKKALSEDPKCVRASIALGKFHLANEDYQKTITCLESVLEQDIDFISEVLPTLAECYHKLGQEAELVEFLKACIQKKAGVSAELMLAQLVAHHEDVGSAQELLTKQLVKNPTMKGFYRLIDYHLAEAEEGRAKDSLTTLQSMVGEQLKVKPHYRCRQCGFSTHSMYWHCPSCKGWGTIKPIRGLDGE; via the coding sequence ATGTTAGAGTTACTGTTCTTACTTTTACCGATTGCAGCCGCTTATGGCTGGTATATGGGTAATCGTAACGCTCAGCAAGAAAAACAAAAGCAATCACACCAGATCTCCCGCCAGTATGTGACGGGTTTGAACCTATTGTTGTCGGACCAATCTGACAAAGCGGTCGATCACTTTATCGAACTGCTTCAAGTAGACAATGAAACCATTGATACTCACTTGGCCTTGGGTAATCTATTTCGCTCAAGAGGTGAGGTAGATCGAGCTATTCGAATTCACCAAAACCTTATCTCTCGTTCGGGGCTAACCCTCGATCAAAAAAACCTCGCACTGCAACAACTCGCAAAAGACTATATGGTCTCCGGTTTCCTCGATCGCGCTGAAAAAATCTTTGAACAGCTCGTAGAAGAACCTGATCATAAAGAGGGTGCTTTGCAACAGCTGGTCGCTATTTATCAGCAGACTCGAGAGTGGAATAAGGCGATCCATTACGGCAATATTCTCGTTAAGCTTGGTAAGAAAAAAAGAAAGATGCGCGCAACTGTTGCGCACTTTTGGTGTGAGCTAGCAATGCAAGAGCAAGCAGAGGGTAATCGTTCTAAAGCTCTTCAGCATTTTAAAAAAGCGCTCTCTGAAGACCCTAAGTGTGTTCGGGCCAGCATTGCGTTAGGTAAGTTCCATTTAGCGAATGAAGATTACCAGAAGACGATTACCTGTCTTGAGTCTGTGCTTGAACAAGATATAGATTTTATCAGTGAGGTGCTTCCAACCCTTGCTGAGTGTTACCACAAGCTTGGCCAAGAGGCTGAACTTGTTGAATTCCTAAAAGCCTGTATTCAAAAGAAAGCCGGTGTTTCAGCTGAATTGATGCTTGCTCAGTTGGTGGCTCATCACGAAGATGTTGGCTCCGCTCAAGAGTTGCTGACCAAGCAGCTGGTTAAAAACCCAACTATGAAAGGCTTCTATCGATTAATTGATTATCATCTTGCTGAAGCAGAAGAAGGTCGTGCGAAAGACAGTCTGACGACTCTTCAGTCTATGGTTGGTGAACAACTTAAAGTTAAACCTCATTACCGCTGTCGTCAGTGTGGTTTCTCGACACACTCGATGTATTGGCACTGCCCTTCATGTAAAGGGTGGGGGACGATCAAGCCTATTCGTGGGCTTGATGGTGAATAG
- the pyrF gene encoding orotidine-5'-phosphate decarboxylase — protein MNDQKIIVALDYDNQADALAFVDRIDPASCRLKVGKEMFTLFGPEFVRELHKRGFSVFLDLKFHDIPNTCSKAVRAAAEMGVWMVNVHASGGERMMTASREILEPYGKDRPLLIGVTVLTSMEQSDLAGIGLNLQPQEQVMRLASLTQNSGLDGVVCSAQEASLLKGELGKEFKLVTPGIRPVGADVGDQKRIMTPVQAIQAGSDYLVIGRPITQATDPAAVLAEINGTLV, from the coding sequence ATGAACGACCAAAAAATCATTGTAGCATTGGATTATGACAATCAAGCGGATGCATTAGCCTTTGTTGATCGTATCGATCCAGCGTCTTGCCGCTTAAAAGTCGGTAAAGAGATGTTTACCCTGTTTGGCCCTGAATTCGTCCGTGAATTACATAAACGTGGTTTTTCAGTATTCTTAGACCTTAAGTTCCACGACATTCCAAACACATGTTCAAAAGCGGTACGTGCTGCCGCTGAGATGGGCGTGTGGATGGTGAACGTACATGCGAGCGGTGGCGAGCGCATGATGACGGCTTCACGCGAAATTCTAGAACCTTACGGTAAAGATCGTCCATTACTCATCGGTGTTACTGTGTTAACCAGCATGGAACAATCTGATTTGGCGGGTATTGGTTTGAACCTTCAACCACAAGAGCAAGTAATGCGCTTGGCGTCTTTGACTCAAAATTCAGGCCTAGATGGCGTTGTATGTTCTGCTCAAGAAGCTTCATTGTTGAAAGGCGAGTTGGGTAAAGAGTTCAAGCTTGTGACTCCTGGTATTCGTCCTGTAGGCGCTGACGTTGGCGACCAGAAGCGTATTATGACGCCAGTTCAAGCGATTCAAGCTGGTTCAGACTACTTAGTTATCGGTCGTCCAATTACTCAAGCTACAGACCCAGCAGCAGTACTTGCTGAAATCAACGGAACGCTAGTTTAA
- the miaE gene encoding tRNA isopentenyl-2-thiomethyl-A-37 hydroxylase MiaE: MIKSRIINKLAPTMYQELLAPIHSFLKAETPDSWIDEAKKPENLHIILRDHMLCELKAAQSALFLIRKYAVDKESAKQLNEWILPYEQFAYRRIGDLESLRGKSNVSKQITAKEGCNYGADLIDKMVLLIKEELHHFYQVMELMVKKGVTYQPIEAGRYAKGLIKQVKTYEPDALVDKLIIGAFIEARSCERFAKLAPFLEEDMEKFYVSLLRSEARHYQDYLELAEQIAGKDISERIAHFAQVEADLITSEDSDFKFHSGAPI; this comes from the coding sequence GTGATAAAATCGCGCATTATCAACAAACTTGCCCCGACCATGTATCAAGAATTATTAGCCCCAATACACTCTTTTCTTAAAGCTGAAACGCCAGATTCATGGATAGATGAAGCCAAGAAGCCTGAAAACCTTCATATCATTCTACGCGATCACATGCTTTGTGAGCTCAAAGCCGCTCAAAGTGCTTTGTTCCTTATCCGTAAGTATGCGGTAGATAAAGAAAGCGCGAAGCAATTAAATGAGTGGATTTTGCCATACGAGCAATTTGCTTATCGTCGTATCGGAGACTTGGAGTCGCTACGTGGTAAAAGTAACGTATCTAAGCAAATCACAGCAAAAGAAGGCTGTAATTACGGTGCTGACTTGATTGATAAAATGGTGCTGCTAATTAAAGAAGAACTGCATCACTTTTATCAAGTCATGGAATTGATGGTAAAGAAAGGCGTGACGTATCAACCGATTGAAGCAGGTCGTTATGCTAAAGGTTTAATCAAGCAAGTGAAAACTTACGAGCCAGACGCTCTGGTTGATAAGCTGATCATCGGCGCCTTTATTGAAGCTCGCTCTTGTGAACGCTTTGCTAAACTGGCCCCTTTCTTGGAAGAAGACATGGAGAAGTTTTACGTCTCTCTACTTCGCTCAGAAGCTCGTCACTATCAGGATTACCTTGAACTCGCAGAGCAAATCGCAGGGAAAGATATCTCTGAGCGTATAGCTCATTTTGCGCAGGTAGAAGCCGACCTCATCACTTCTGAAGACAGTGACTTCAAATTCCATAGCGGCGCTCCGATTTAA
- a CDS encoding DNA repair protein — translation MNIGLIIALVAVLLVLVLGYNIMLQYKVKVETAKKQEASRYLTIIDGTEELIGNAHHMPFSQDLLICLNNRILDALENMYQLDPKNKQLLQRIESVKQQITQLKENYQGGESTTFRVPSSDKQAIMMLKLVKRLRDTVRNEHNKGRFDTQAYVVENARLETIQIRINIENVIKRANDSISRGQPGTAIQLLRKGIDALATKNDAYSNQAKEKLQQMLNELDQKRQDKNAQDLQQMESKERDDDMDALFGQKKKW, via the coding sequence ATGAATATTGGTTTAATAATCGCCTTAGTCGCCGTTCTTTTGGTGTTGGTTTTAGGCTACAACATCATGCTTCAATACAAAGTTAAGGTAGAAACAGCGAAGAAACAGGAAGCTTCTCGTTATCTAACCATTATTGACGGAACTGAAGAGTTGATTGGTAATGCTCATCACATGCCTTTTAGCCAAGACCTTCTTATATGCTTAAATAACCGAATCCTTGATGCACTGGAAAACATGTATCAACTTGATCCCAAGAATAAACAGCTCCTGCAACGAATCGAAAGCGTAAAACAACAGATCACACAGCTAAAAGAGAACTACCAAGGTGGTGAAAGTACTACTTTCCGTGTTCCGAGCAGTGATAAGCAAGCAATCATGATGCTGAAATTGGTTAAACGCCTTCGCGATACGGTTCGTAACGAACACAATAAAGGCCGCTTTGATACTCAAGCTTACGTAGTTGAAAATGCTCGTCTAGAAACGATCCAGATTCGTATCAATATTGAAAACGTAATCAAACGTGCTAACGATTCGATTTCTCGCGGACAACCAGGTACGGCGATTCAGCTATTACGCAAAGGCATTGATGCTTTAGCGACTAAGAATGATGCGTACTCTAATCAAGCAAAAGAAAAACTTCAGCAGATGTTGAACGAGCTTGATCAGAAACGCCAAGACAAAAATGCTCAAGACTTACAGCAAATGGAATCTAAAGAGCGTGACGACGATATGGATGCCCTCTTCGGTCAGAAGAAGAAATGGTAA
- the cysB gene encoding HTH-type transcriptional regulator CysB, translating into MKLQQLKYIVEVLNHNLNVSATAESLYTSQPGISKQVRLLEDELGIQIFERSGKHLTQVTQAGEDIIRISQEILARVESIKAVAGEHTHPEMGTLNISTTHTQARYALPDVIKGFTARYPKVSLHMHQGTPSQMSEAVAKGTANFAIATEALHLYQDAIMLPCYHWNRSIVVTKDHPLAQKQLVSIEDLAAYSLVTYVFGFTGRSELDTAFNKVGLTPRVVFTATDADVIKTYVRMGIGVGVIASMAIDHEQDTDLVAIDASHLFGASTTSIGFRKGTFLRSYMFDFMERFAPHLTRPVVEQAISLKSNDEIEEMFKDIELPVR; encoded by the coding sequence ATGAAGTTACAGCAACTGAAGTACATTGTTGAGGTTCTAAACCATAACCTAAATGTGTCTGCGACCGCAGAGAGTCTATACACATCACAGCCTGGTATTAGTAAGCAAGTTAGATTACTAGAAGATGAGTTGGGTATTCAGATTTTCGAGCGTAGTGGTAAACACTTAACGCAGGTGACTCAGGCTGGCGAAGATATTATTCGTATCTCTCAAGAGATTCTCGCTCGTGTTGAAAGCATTAAAGCCGTTGCCGGTGAACACACTCACCCTGAAATGGGTACATTGAACATTTCAACGACGCACACCCAAGCTCGTTATGCTCTACCTGATGTGATTAAAGGCTTTACGGCGCGTTATCCTAAAGTGTCGCTTCACATGCACCAAGGAACGCCAAGCCAAATGTCAGAAGCGGTAGCCAAAGGCACAGCCAATTTTGCCATTGCGACCGAAGCGCTTCATTTATATCAAGACGCGATTATGTTGCCTTGTTATCACTGGAATCGTTCGATTGTTGTCACGAAAGATCACCCTCTAGCGCAAAAGCAATTAGTGTCAATTGAAGACCTTGCCGCCTATTCTCTAGTGACTTACGTCTTCGGCTTTACGGGACGCTCAGAACTCGACACAGCGTTCAATAAGGTAGGCTTGACTCCACGAGTTGTATTTACGGCCACCGATGCCGACGTTATCAAAACTTACGTCCGCATGGGGATTGGCGTAGGCGTGATTGCAAGCATGGCGATTGATCACGAGCAAGACACCGACTTGGTTGCCATTGATGCAAGCCACCTGTTTGGTGCGAGCACCACAAGTATTGGTTTTAGAAAGGGCACGTTCTTACGTTCTTACATGTTCGACTTTATGGAGCGTTTTGCACCACATCTAACTCGTCCTGTTGTTGAGCAAGCTATTTCTCTTAAATCAAATGATGAAATTGAAGAGATGTTTAAGGATATTGAGCTACCCGTTCGATAA
- a CDS encoding methyltransferase, whose amino-acid sequence MHSRFTILDSFLLEHQVYWRSEPFHLCQTQQQPWSDVNRYLVDWLDGLSIANIQTLKEQPQNLLAELTRFLPQLETVNQIIQFNHTELVGLDLPRGTADGIPGRKLQQIVAMGEASLEHHQGQEWLEWCSGKGFLGRILSQQSNQKVTSFEWQQSLCESGQKIADYQELEMIFVQGDAFAESAEAVFNSNQHAVALHACGDLHVELVKKSVSHGLPAVTISPCCYHLIRGETYQAMSSVAKNSALALSKSDLRIPLQETVTGGERVKRHRQLEMSYRLGFSQLLKAELNTDEYIPVPSIKKSELSEGFRSFCLWASEVKGLPLGSGIDFESYLFQGETLFWEMEKLSLVQQVFRRPLEVWLALDRAIYLQEQGYEASIEEFCERSVTPRNLLIHGVKSKR is encoded by the coding sequence ATGCATTCACGATTTACAATTCTCGACTCATTCTTGTTAGAGCACCAAGTCTATTGGCGTTCAGAGCCTTTTCACCTATGCCAAACGCAGCAACAACCATGGTCTGATGTGAATCGTTATCTTGTTGATTGGTTGGATGGTTTGAGTATCGCGAATATACAGACTCTTAAAGAACAACCGCAAAACTTGCTAGCTGAGCTTACGCGTTTCCTTCCTCAGCTAGAAACCGTTAATCAAATTATCCAGTTCAATCATACAGAGCTTGTTGGGCTTGACCTTCCGCGCGGAACTGCTGATGGTATTCCAGGTAGAAAGCTACAACAAATTGTTGCGATGGGAGAGGCTTCTCTTGAGCATCACCAAGGGCAAGAGTGGCTGGAGTGGTGCTCTGGTAAGGGTTTTCTTGGCAGAATTTTGTCTCAACAATCGAACCAAAAAGTCACCAGCTTTGAGTGGCAACAGTCACTGTGTGAAAGCGGCCAAAAGATTGCTGATTATCAGGAGCTAGAGATGATCTTTGTTCAAGGTGATGCTTTTGCTGAAAGCGCAGAGGCCGTATTTAATTCAAATCAACATGCTGTCGCTCTTCATGCTTGTGGCGACCTTCATGTCGAGTTAGTGAAAAAGTCTGTTTCACATGGGCTTCCTGCAGTGACCATTTCCCCATGTTGCTACCATCTTATTCGTGGTGAAACCTACCAAGCGATGTCATCTGTCGCGAAAAACTCTGCACTAGCATTGAGCAAGAGTGATTTAAGAATCCCACTTCAAGAAACGGTCACTGGTGGTGAAAGAGTAAAGAGACATCGTCAATTAGAGATGAGTTATCGCTTGGGCTTCAGCCAATTGCTCAAAGCCGAACTTAATACCGATGAATATATCCCAGTACCGAGCATCAAAAAATCAGAGTTATCTGAGGGTTTTAGATCCTTCTGCCTTTGGGCCTCTGAAGTGAAAGGCCTACCACTTGGTTCGGGTATAGACTTTGAATCCTATCTTTTTCAAGGCGAGACGCTTTTCTGGGAGATGGAGAAGTTGAGTTTAGTCCAACAAGTTTTTAGACGACCATTAGAGGTATGGTTAGCTTTGGATCGAGCTATCTATCTGCAAGAGCAAGGCTATGAAGCTTCTATAGAAGAGTTTTGTGAGCGCAGTGTTACTCCTCGAAACTTACTGATTCATGGTGTTAAGAGCAAACGCTAG
- the ald gene encoding alanine dehydrogenase gives MIIGVPKEIKNHEYRVGMTPASVRELISHGHQVFVETNAGTGIGFSDDDYIAVGASILPTAADVFAKAEMIVKVKEPQAVERAMLREGQILFTYLHLAPDFPQTEELIKSKAVCVAYETVTDNMGRLPLLAPMSEVAGRMSIQAGAQTLEKSNGGCGLLLGGVPGVEPAKVVVVGGGVVGANAARMAVGLRADVTILDRNVDTLRRLDEEFQGRAKVVYSTEDAIEKHVLEADLVIGAVLIPGAAAPKLVTKDHIAKMKPGSAVVDVAIDQGGCFETSHATTHADPTYIVDDVVHYCVANMPGAVARTSTYALNNATLPYIVKLANKGYREALLSDEGFLEGLNVIHGKVTCKEVAESFDLEYVEPAKAIAMFN, from the coding sequence ATGATCATTGGCGTACCTAAGGAAATCAAGAACCACGAATACCGCGTTGGTATGACCCCAGCTAGCGTGAGAGAACTAATCTCACACGGCCACCAAGTTTTTGTAGAAACCAATGCCGGTACTGGTATCGGTTTTTCAGACGATGATTACATCGCTGTAGGCGCATCCATTCTTCCTACTGCTGCTGACGTTTTTGCGAAAGCAGAAATGATTGTAAAGGTTAAAGAACCTCAAGCTGTCGAGCGAGCTATGCTTCGTGAAGGGCAAATATTATTTACCTATTTACACCTTGCACCAGATTTTCCACAAACGGAAGAGCTAATCAAGAGCAAAGCTGTCTGCGTAGCCTATGAGACTGTAACAGATAATATGGGTCGCTTGCCACTATTAGCACCAATGTCTGAAGTCGCTGGTCGCATGTCTATTCAAGCAGGTGCACAAACACTAGAGAAATCTAACGGTGGTTGTGGTCTTCTTCTTGGCGGCGTTCCTGGTGTTGAGCCAGCGAAAGTTGTTGTAGTTGGCGGCGGCGTTGTTGGTGCTAACGCAGCACGTATGGCTGTTGGCCTTCGCGCAGACGTAACCATTCTAGATCGCAACGTAGATACTCTTCGTCGTCTTGATGAAGAATTCCAAGGTCGCGCAAAAGTGGTTTATTCTACTGAAGACGCTATTGAGAAGCATGTTCTAGAAGCAGACCTAGTGATTGGTGCAGTACTAATCCCAGGCGCAGCCGCTCCTAAACTTGTTACAAAAGATCACATCGCTAAGATGAAGCCAGGTTCAGCTGTTGTTGACGTTGCAATCGACCAAGGTGGTTGTTTTGAAACTTCACACGCGACGACTCACGCTGATCCAACTTACATCGTTGATGACGTAGTTCACTACTGTGTTGCTAACATGCCAGGTGCCGTTGCTCGTACTTCTACATATGCACTAAACAATGCAACACTTCCTTACATTGTTAAGCTAGCGAACAAAGGCTACCGCGAAGCACTTCTATCTGATGAAGGTTTCCTAGAAGGTCTAAACGTAATCCACGGTAAAGTGACTTGTAAAGAAGTTGCAGAGAGCTTTGACCTAGAATACGTAGAGCCAGCGAAAGCTATCGCAATGTTTAACTAA
- the lrp gene encoding leucine-responsive transcriptional regulator Lrp gives MADNYKKPSKELDRIDRNILNELQKDGRISNVELSKRVGLSPTPCLERVRRLERQGYITGYTALLNPQYLDASLLVFVEITLNRGAPDVFEQFNTAVQKLDDIQECHLVSGDFDYLLKTRVSDMGAYRKLLGDTLLRLPGVNDTRTYVVMEEVKQTNQLVIKTR, from the coding sequence ATGGCAGACAATTATAAGAAGCCGTCCAAGGAACTAGATCGTATTGACCGCAACATTCTTAATGAGTTGCAAAAAGACGGTCGTATCTCAAACGTAGAACTATCAAAACGAGTAGGACTTTCTCCCACTCCATGTCTTGAGCGTGTTCGTCGTTTAGAACGTCAAGGTTACATTACTGGGTACACAGCATTGCTGAACCCACAGTACCTTGATGCTTCACTTTTAGTGTTTGTTGAAATTACTTTGAACCGTGGTGCGCCAGATGTGTTCGAACAATTCAACACCGCTGTGCAGAAACTGGATGACATCCAAGAGTGTCATTTAGTGTCGGGTGATTTTGACTATCTTCTAAAAACACGTGTATCGGACATGGGTGCTTACCGTAAGTTGCTCGGTGATACGTTACTGCGTCTACCAGGCGTAAACGACACTCGTACTTACGTTGTAATGGAAGAAGTGAAACAAACTAATCAACTTGTGATTAAAACTCGTTAA
- a CDS encoding DNA translocase FtsK 4TM domain-containing protein, which translates to MFKQSSNKVETIIKTSEEPQSPRLNGSQRLKECSLILGVLFSILLAVALLTFSPADPSWSQTAWGGDIQNAGGYLGAWLADTLFFVFGSLAYPLPILVTVAAWVLFRKRNEDEQIDFMLWGSRLLGLTVLILTSCGLADINFDDIWYFSSGGVVGDVLTSLALPTLNVLGSTLVLLFLWGAGFTLLTGISWLSIVEWLGECAIKLFTSAVNKARGEDQELLEPQLRESADRDLIEERHKQHQEPIYRDVPAIEDNKESTDQDQFDPALSFSATNDSSDAANALDNTASPKRHYNIHMPVDVPVKQEASAQEQPQIQPQHVEQEPIPAAPVYQAPEEPLEEGVERSKQLNATIEQLENAAMYEDDLAEQEQVDAHESQIAYQQYIQNEQPAVNPTETVVESAEPVMDSSSEVNNEFDAEDVQPESLYASPMGEIEETPQEFSSSFDTTEEQSCEPNSELDVEPIDNDEDQLASSAYEQEPTQTTEQNQEPVVDLPWEEVIEDESQNQDKDVEAFQNIVSEAQANMAAAQNPFLVQQDVNLPKPAEPLPTLELLFHPEKRETFIDRDALEAIARLVESKLADYKIKADVVDIFPGPVITRFELDLAPGVKVSRISGLSMDLARSLSALAVRVVEVIPGKPYVGLELPNMSRQTVFFSDVVASPQFQEAKSPTTVVLGQDIAGEAVIADLSKMPHVLVAGTTGSGKSVGVNVMILSMLYKASPEDVRFIMIDPKMLELSIYEGIPHLLSEVVTDMKDASNALRWCVGEMERRYKLMSALGVRNIKGYNDKLKMAAEAGHPIHDPLWKPGDSMDPEAPLLEKLPYIVVVVDEFADLIMVVGKKVEELIARLAQKARAAGVHLILATQRPSVDVITGLIKANIPTRVAFTVSTKTDSRTILDQGGAESLLGMGDMLYLPPGSSHTTRVHGAFASDDDVHAVVNNWKARGKPNYIEEITNGDQTPETLLPGEKMEGDEEVDPLFDQVVEHVVHSRRGSVSGVQRRFKIGYNRAARIVEQLEAQGIVSAPGHNGNREVLAPAPPKD; encoded by the coding sequence ATGTTCAAGCAGAGCAGTAATAAAGTAGAAACAATCATTAAAACGAGTGAAGAGCCTCAGTCTCCTCGTTTGAATGGTTCTCAACGTCTCAAAGAGTGCAGCCTGATTTTGGGTGTTCTCTTCTCTATTCTACTTGCCGTTGCGTTATTAACTTTTAGTCCTGCAGATCCATCATGGTCGCAAACGGCGTGGGGTGGTGACATTCAGAATGCGGGTGGCTACCTAGGTGCATGGTTAGCGGATACGCTTTTCTTTGTGTTTGGTTCACTGGCTTACCCGCTTCCTATATTAGTGACCGTGGCTGCATGGGTGTTGTTCCGAAAACGCAATGAAGACGAACAAATCGACTTCATGTTGTGGGGTTCTCGATTACTTGGCTTAACCGTCCTTATTCTTACAAGCTGTGGTCTAGCGGATATTAACTTTGACGATATCTGGTACTTTTCATCAGGTGGCGTGGTTGGTGACGTATTAACAAGTCTTGCACTTCCAACGCTTAACGTCCTTGGCAGTACACTGGTTCTTCTTTTCTTATGGGGCGCTGGCTTTACTCTATTAACGGGTATTTCTTGGCTGAGTATCGTCGAATGGTTGGGTGAATGTGCGATTAAGCTGTTTACCTCTGCTGTTAATAAAGCGCGTGGTGAAGATCAAGAGTTGCTTGAGCCACAATTAAGAGAGTCGGCAGACCGAGATTTAATCGAAGAACGTCATAAGCAGCATCAAGAACCTATTTACCGTGATGTTCCTGCTATAGAAGACAACAAAGAATCAACAGACCAAGATCAGTTTGATCCTGCACTGAGCTTCTCTGCGACCAACGATTCTTCCGATGCTGCGAATGCACTAGACAATACTGCATCGCCGAAGCGTCATTACAATATTCACATGCCAGTCGATGTGCCTGTTAAGCAAGAAGCTTCTGCCCAAGAACAGCCTCAGATTCAGCCTCAACACGTTGAGCAAGAGCCGATTCCTGCTGCACCAGTTTACCAAGCACCAGAAGAGCCTTTAGAAGAAGGTGTCGAACGCTCTAAACAGTTGAATGCGACTATTGAGCAGTTAGAAAATGCGGCTATGTATGAAGATGATCTTGCTGAGCAGGAGCAGGTTGACGCGCATGAGTCTCAGATCGCGTATCAACAATACATACAGAATGAGCAACCTGCAGTTAATCCTACTGAAACGGTAGTTGAAAGTGCAGAACCAGTAATGGATAGCTCATCAGAAGTAAATAATGAGTTCGATGCAGAAGATGTTCAACCAGAGTCTCTATACGCTTCGCCAATGGGTGAAATAGAAGAAACACCACAAGAATTCTCATCGTCTTTCGATACAACGGAAGAGCAAAGCTGTGAACCTAATTCAGAGCTAGACGTTGAACCTATTGATAATGACGAAGACCAACTTGCTTCTTCGGCTTACGAACAAGAGCCTACGCAAACGACTGAACAGAACCAAGAGCCAGTTGTTGATCTTCCTTGGGAAGAAGTCATAGAAGACGAATCGCAAAACCAAGATAAAGATGTAGAAGCGTTCCAAAATATTGTCTCTGAAGCACAAGCAAACATGGCTGCAGCGCAAAATCCGTTCCTAGTTCAGCAAGATGTTAACTTGCCTAAACCAGCAGAACCATTGCCAACACTTGAGCTGTTGTTCCATCCTGAAAAGCGTGAAACCTTCATTGACCGTGATGCACTTGAAGCAATCGCTCGTTTGGTTGAATCTAAATTAGCCGACTACAAAATCAAAGCTGATGTGGTTGATATTTTCCCTGGCCCTGTTATCACTCGATTCGAGTTAGACCTCGCTCCGGGTGTGAAAGTAAGTCGTATTTCTGGCCTTTCTATGGACTTAGCGCGCTCACTTTCTGCATTGGCAGTGCGTGTCGTAGAGGTAATACCGGGTAAACCTTATGTTGGCTTAGAACTGCCGAACATGAGCCGTCAAACGGTGTTCTTCTCTGATGTGGTTGCTAGCCCGCAGTTCCAAGAAGCAAAATCACCAACGACTGTCGTGCTAGGGCAAGACATCGCAGGTGAAGCGGTCATTGCTGACCTATCGAAAATGCCACACGTTCTTGTCGCGGGTACAACCGGTTCTGGTAAGTCGGTGGGTGTGAACGTGATGATCTTGAGTATGCTTTACAAGGCATCGCCTGAAGACGTTCGTTTCATCATGATTGACCCGAAAATGTTGGAATTGTCTATCTATGAAGGTATTCCACATCTGTTGTCTGAAGTAGTTACTGACATGAAAGATGCGTCTAACGCCCTTCGTTGGTGTGTGGGCGAAATGGAACGTCGTTACAAGCTGATGTCGGCGCTTGGTGTTCGTAACATTAAAGGCTACAACGACAAATTGAAGATGGCAGCGGAAGCCGGTCACCCAATTCATGACCCATTGTGGAAGCCGGGTGATAGCATGGATCCTGAAGCGCCATTGTTGGAAAAACTGCCTTACATTGTGGTTGTCGTCGATGAATTTGCCGATTTAATCATGGTAGTCGGCAAAAAAGTTGAAGAACTGATTGCACGTTTGGCGCAGAAAGCGCGTGCCGCTGGCGTACACTTGATCTTAGCAACTCAACGTCCTTCGGTTGATGTTATTACGGGTCTTATTAAAGCAAACATCCCGACACGTGTTGCCTTTACCGTATCGACTAAAACGGACTCTCGTACCATTTTGGACCAAGGTGGTGCTGAATCACTACTTGGTATGGGTGATATGTTGTACTTACCACCGGGTTCAAGTCACACAACTCGTGTACACGGTGCGTTTGCTTCTGATGATGATGTTCACGCGGTCGTGAACAACTGGAAAGCACGCGGTAAGCCAAACTATATTGAAGAGATTACTAACGGCGATCAAACCCCAGAGACACTATTACCGGGTGAGAAGATGGAAGGCGATGAAGAAGTCGACCCTCTGTTTGATCAAGTTGTCGAGCACGTGGTTCATTCACGCCGTGGTTCGGTTTCTGGTGTACAACGTCGATTTAAGATCGGCTACAACCGTGCCGCACGAATTGTCGAGCAATTAGAAGCTCAAGGTATTGTAAGTGCTCCAGGACATAACGGTAACCGAGAAGTCTTGGCGCCAGCGCCACCAAAAGATTAG